Within Elizabethkingia sp. JS20170427COW, the genomic segment CTCTCATTATAAAAGAGTCCCTCATTACCGCGACCTTACTCCTGAGCAAGAAAGAGAGTTACTAGATGCTCATTACAACCGTGTAACCGATACTTGTATCCCTGAGGAAGAAGCTTTCAGAAGACTACAAACCCACCTAGAAGACGTTTGGCATGCTGCTGAAGAAAAAGGAGAAAGATACTTCCCGCACGAATTTTTATACCAAGTGGTAAACTCTGGAGTTCTTGAACAATATTATGAAATAGATCCTAAAGATTCTTGGATTGTTGCTGCTGCTGAGAAAAACTTACCTATTGTAGTACCAGGATGGGAAGATTCTACTACAGGGAATATTTTCACTTCTAATGTTATTAAAGGTAACTTAAAAGCATCTACTGTAAAATCTGGTATCGAATATATGATCTACCTTACCGAATGGTACAGAGCAAACTCTGGTGGTAAAGGAGTTGGTTTCTTCCAAGTAGGAGGTGGTATTGCTGGTGACTTCCCTATCTGTGTTGTTCCTATGATGTACCAAGATCTTGAGTGGGAAGATGTTCCTTTCTGGTCTTACTTCTGCCAGATTTCAGATTCTACTACTTCTTACGGATCTTACTCTGGAGCTGTTCCTAACGAAAAAATCACTTGGGGTAAATTAGATATCGACACCCCTAAATTTATCGTTGAATCAGACGCTACAATCTGCGTTCCTCTAATGTTTACATACATTTTGGAGAATTCTAAATAAGAATCATAACGATTACCTATACCCGACAAATAAAACTGTCGGGTATTTTTTTTATCCAAATCTCATTCTGTAAATTTGTACATTAGGATGAATCTTTAAAAAAATTCATCTTAAATTCTCCTTAATTTCTTCTAAAAAGAATACAATGAAAACATTAATCAAAAACGTACAAATCGTTAATGAAGGTAAAATCTTTAAAAGCGATTTATTGATAGAAAACGATAGCATCCAGAAAATTGCAGAAAATATCTCTGAGGCTGCTGATAAAATTATTGATGGTGAAGGGAAATATCTCATCCCTGGAGTAATTGATGACCAAGTACACTTCCGTGAGCCAGGACTTACCCACAAAGCCGATATTGCCTCCGAATCTAAAGCCGCTTTAGCAGGAGGAACTACGAGCTTTATGGATCAACCCAACACCATTCCTAATGCTGTTACCCAAGAGCTTTTAGAAGAAAAATATAAGTTGGGGGCTGAAAAATCCTATACCAACTATTCCTTCTCCATGGGAGGAACTAATGATAACTTAGAAGAAGTTTTAAAAACCAACCCTAAAAATGTTTCTGCTATTAAATTATTTTTAGGCTCCTCTACAGGAAATATGTTGGTGGATAATCCCGAAACTTTGGAAAACATCTTTAGCAAAACTAAAATGCTGATTTGTGTACACTGTGAAGATGAGGCTACCATCCGAAAAAACACCCAAGAATACAAAGAGCAGTATGGAGATGATATTCCTGTAAAATTCCACCATCTAATCCGAAGCGAGGAAGCTTGTTATCTTTCTTCTTCCAAAGCGATAGAACTCGCTAAAAAAACAGGTGCAAGATTGCATATTTTCCATGTATCTACAGCTAAGGAGACCAATCTCTTCAGAAATGATATTCCTTTAAAAGATAAAAAAATTACAGCTGAAGTTTGTGTACACCATCTTACCTTTACCAACCAAGATTACGAGACTAAAGGAAAACTCATCAAATGGAACCCGGCGGTAAAAACCCAACAAGATAAAGATGGCCTATGGAAGGCTCTTTTAGACGATCGTATTGATGTGATTGCCACTGACCATGCCCCACACACCTGGGAAGAGAAACAAAACCCTTATACCAGTTGTCCTTCAGGAGCTCCTTTGGTGCAACATGCGCTACCGGTAATGTTAGAAAACTATCATTCTGGTAAAATTTCTCTTGAAAAAATTGTTGAAAAAATGTGTCACAACCCTGCTATCCTCTTCCAAATTGATAAAAGAGGCTTCATCCGAGAAGGATACAAAGCAGATTTGGTTTTGGTAGATTTACAAAAACCTTGGACGGTGGAAAAGGAAAACATACTCTACAAATGCGGATGGAGCCCTCTAGAAGGCATGCAACTTCACTCGAGTATTACCCATACCTTTATCAACGGGCATTTGGCTTATGACAATGGTATCTTCTCTGAAGAGCGACATGGAGAAAGATTACATTTTGATCGATAAACTTCTCTATCCATAAAAAGCAAGGCAGTAGGCATTTCATTTCTACTGCCTTTTTTATTGTGTCAATCCTGAAGATTTTTCGTACTCCAATAAGAGATAAATAAAATAATTGTAAGAAACACTGCCGTCTTGTTGATTACTTTTCAGGAATAAATCATTGGTAAACGAAAAAAAGCTAGCAACTTTCCCGCTATAGCGGTTATAAAAATCTTTTTCTACCAGATAATCATTTTTTAAAGGCTGAGGTAATTTATTTATAAAATCCCGCACATAGCCTTCATCTTGAGCGGACAGATTGTACAAAATATTTTTAAGAGCAAACCAATTGGAAGCATATCTCAACTCTGGATTTTCTGACTTTTGCCCTATAATAAATGCACTAAAATTAGCCTCTTCTTCCCTTGCAAACCCTATCTGATGGGAAGCCTCATGTGCCATTGTAAAAATAAGATAGGTATGTGGAAGATTTTGGTTTACCTGAGCTTCTGAAGAAAAAGGATTATAATAACCTAGAATCCCTGAATAGCTCATCAAACCTCCCCACAAACTAGGCTTAACGGAAATTGTGAAATTTCTATTTTTCTGCTGACTCTCAATAGCTTTTATAATAGGTCGTAAATCCCTTACTTTAAACACCGAATCCTTAAAATTTGCTCTACTTTCCTTAGATTTTTCTAAATACTTTTCAGCTAGAATCTTCAAATCAGAATTTTTTACAGGTGCATAAATCTGAGACTTGTCCAATAAAGGTAGCTGAAAATACAAGGTTCCCCACTGTATTTGATATACAAAATATAGAGCGTTCAATACAATTAATAGATTACGGAAAATCTTCTTCCTTGTTTTATTCCTAATCATTAACAATAAAGAAGTAACGATATACACTACCAATAGTAGATAGAATACATCTCCAACCGAAAAAGGAATACCCTTCAACAATCGAACTCTAAAATACTGTGTTTTATAAAAAAGACTTTGTATAAAATCAATCCACCTTGAGCTTCTTTGAAGGAAGAAAAATAAAAAAAATTGGGCAAGCCAAAGGCCTACCCAAAATAAATTATTCGATATGGTTTTCTTAATGTCCACCTCCAGAAACTTTAGTTCCTTCAAGATCGATACCTTGAGTTTTTAAAATACTCTTCACCTTAATAGCAAAGAAAATAAGGTAGGCAAAACATAAAACATCAATAATATAACTAAAATGAGATGTAGTAAGGTCAGCCACAAAACCTTGTAACGGCGCAATGATACCACCTCCCATAATCATCATAATTAAATAGTTAGACCCCTCATTAGTATGCTTACCGAGTCCCATAATTGCTAAAGCAAAAATACACGGCCACAACACACTATTAAACAAACCTACGCTAATAAATGCATATACAGAAGTCATTCCTGTGGTTGACATCCCTATTACAAGAGCTAAGATACCCATACCCGAAAACACTAAAGTTGTTTTTGCTGGATTTCCTTTACAATAAATATCTGCAACAATCATCACTGCAATGATTGGAATGTAAATCCAGAAAGGAGTAAGATCGTGTTTTGCAATAGCATTTACAATTAAAAACACACTAAAAGCAAGATAAGGAGCTATAAATTTAGCTACTTGTAGCATACCTCCTTTTAAGTTAAAAGCTCCTACAGCGCCTCCCCAACGGCCAATCATCATACTCGCCCAATAAAGAGAAATATAAGGTGCCACCTCTTGTACAGAATAACCTAAGTCATGCTCCATATAAGCGGGTAAGTTACTTGCTGTAGCCACTTCAACACCAACATAAAGGAAGATAGCAATCATCCCTAGTACCAATTGTGGATATTGAAGCACTGATTTACGAGGCTTTGCAATTTCATTTACTTCTTCTACTTCATTGGTTTCGGTAACATCTGGAAGCGAAGAAAATTTCAAAAATACAGCTGCCAAAACGAAAGCTACTCCTAATACTAAATAAGGAATTTTCACACTATCGATATCCGCATCGGTATTGGCTGCTGCTGCAGAACCAAAAATAGCAAACGCTACGATAAGTGGGCCTATAGTAGTCCCTAAATTGTTAATTCCTCCTGCCATGGTAAGACGTTGAGAACCAGTTTCGCTAGGTCCTATTGCAATAGCCAAAGGATTGGCAACGGTTTGCTGTAATGAAAAACCTAAACCTACTACAAACAACGCTGAAATCATTAAGGTAAAAGAGTGTGCACTTGCTGCTGGAATAAAAATTAATGAACCTGCAGCGGAAATAAGTAATCCGATAATCAGACCATTTTTGTAACCTATTTTATTTAGAATATCATATCCTAAAACTCTAGATATCAATAGGTAAATAATAGTCCCTACTGTATAAGCAATATAGTATGCCGAGGCTACTAACTGACTTTGAAAATTGGTAAGATCGAATGCTTTTTTGAAAACGGGAATCAAGATGTCATTACTCGCTGCAACAAATCCCCAAAAGAAGAATACAATGACTAGCGAAGTAAATTGGCTCCAGTTAGTCTTATTACGATAATCGAACATGTAAGTTAATTTAGTTATTAAATTTTTGTTTCACAAATATATTATTTCTTTTTAATTATTGTGTCAGAAATTAATTCAAATGCCATATTTTTTAAAACATCCTTGTTTTCATGAGGGGTTAGGATATCATTCAAAATCACTTTTACCCTGCCTGGATAGCCTTTATCATAACTAAAAGGGAACATTTTTTTTAACCCAACAAAGGTATATACAGCAATCGGGACTTGATATTGGGAGGATAGAGAAAAGGCTCCATCCTTAAAAGATGCCAAATCTATTTCCTCATCGGGCACTCCTCCTTCAGGAAAAATAACAATATTTTGTCCTTCTTTTATTTTTTCAGAACAACGGCGATACACCTCCATCCTACTCTTCAAGCTAGAGCGATCCACCATTACACAAATACGCTTATAAATTCCACCAAAAATTGGGATTTTCACCAGTTCTTTTTTCCCTACAAAACAAATGGGATGATGAGGATGAAGAATACACATCAGCATAATATCCATTACAGAAGTGTGGTTGGAAATAAAAATATACGAAGTGTCTGGAGAAAGTCTTTTACTTGCGGTATTATCTAGCTCAAACCTAAAGCCCATTCCATAAAATAGGGTTAAACACCATAGTCTGATGAAAACATAACACAATGAAAAAGTCTTAGCACTGAAAGAAAAAAGATAGGCAAAAAAACCAAATATAAGAGTCGTTGGAATCAACAAAATAACAAACCATAGTCTCCAAAGGTAATTAAGTATCTTTTCCATTTTTATAATTATCCGTTAAAAATAACTCTTTTTTTAATACTAAAATTAAGAACCGAAACGATAATAATCGCCAGAGCCTTACTAATAATAATTGGGCTTAAGGTATATACTACCAAATCTACAGGGTCATGAACCACATATTGATACAATAAATTGAAGAACAATAAGCTAAGTAAGGTTGAAAAAAAGGACACCAGCATAAAATAAGAAAACTCTTTCTTTTTTGA encodes:
- a CDS encoding deoxyhypusine synthase family protein → MSNRPISDFIEKYFLHFNAAALVDASKGYVAHLNDGGKMMITLAGAMSTAEMGKILAEMIRQDKVQIISCTGANLEEDVMNLVAHSHYKRVPHYRDLTPEQERELLDAHYNRVTDTCIPEEEAFRRLQTHLEDVWHAAEEKGERYFPHEFLYQVVNSGVLEQYYEIDPKDSWIVAAAEKNLPIVVPGWEDSTTGNIFTSNVIKGNLKASTVKSGIEYMIYLTEWYRANSGGKGVGFFQVGGGIAGDFPICVVPMMYQDLEWEDVPFWSYFCQISDSTTSYGSYSGAVPNEKITWGKLDIDTPKFIVESDATICVPLMFTYILENSK
- a CDS encoding dihydroorotase is translated as MKTLIKNVQIVNEGKIFKSDLLIENDSIQKIAENISEAADKIIDGEGKYLIPGVIDDQVHFREPGLTHKADIASESKAALAGGTTSFMDQPNTIPNAVTQELLEEKYKLGAEKSYTNYSFSMGGTNDNLEEVLKTNPKNVSAIKLFLGSSTGNMLVDNPETLENIFSKTKMLICVHCEDEATIRKNTQEYKEQYGDDIPVKFHHLIRSEEACYLSSSKAIELAKKTGARLHIFHVSTAKETNLFRNDIPLKDKKITAEVCVHHLTFTNQDYETKGKLIKWNPAVKTQQDKDGLWKALLDDRIDVIATDHAPHTWEEKQNPYTSCPSGAPLVQHALPVMLENYHSGKISLEKIVEKMCHNPAILFQIDKRGFIREGYKADLVLVDLQKPWTVEKENILYKCGWSPLEGMQLHSSITHTFINGHLAYDNGIFSEERHGERLHFDR
- a CDS encoding DUF3810 domain-containing protein, translating into MDIKKTISNNLFWVGLWLAQFFLFFFLQRSSRWIDFIQSLFYKTQYFRVRLLKGIPFSVGDVFYLLLVVYIVTSLLLMIRNKTRKKIFRNLLIVLNALYFVYQIQWGTLYFQLPLLDKSQIYAPVKNSDLKILAEKYLEKSKESRANFKDSVFKVRDLRPIIKAIESQQKNRNFTISVKPSLWGGLMSYSGILGYYNPFSSEAQVNQNLPHTYLIFTMAHEASHQIGFAREEEANFSAFIIGQKSENPELRYASNWFALKNILYNLSAQDEGYVRDFINKLPQPLKNDYLVEKDFYNRYSGKVASFFSFTNDLFLKSNQQDGSVSYNYFIYLLLEYEKSSGLTQ
- a CDS encoding MFS transporter → MFDYRNKTNWSQFTSLVIVFFFWGFVAASNDILIPVFKKAFDLTNFQSQLVASAYYIAYTVGTIIYLLISRVLGYDILNKIGYKNGLIIGLLISAAGSLIFIPAASAHSFTLMISALFVVGLGFSLQQTVANPLAIAIGPSETGSQRLTMAGGINNLGTTIGPLIVAFAIFGSAAAANTDADIDSVKIPYLVLGVAFVLAAVFLKFSSLPDVTETNEVEEVNEIAKPRKSVLQYPQLVLGMIAIFLYVGVEVATASNLPAYMEHDLGYSVQEVAPYISLYWASMMIGRWGGAVGAFNLKGGMLQVAKFIAPYLAFSVFLIVNAIAKHDLTPFWIYIPIIAVMIVADIYCKGNPAKTTLVFSGMGILALVIGMSTTGMTSVYAFISVGLFNSVLWPCIFALAIMGLGKHTNEGSNYLIMMIMGGGIIAPLQGFVADLTTSHFSYIIDVLCFAYLIFFAIKVKSILKTQGIDLEGTKVSGGGH
- a CDS encoding 1-acyl-sn-glycerol-3-phosphate acyltransferase produces the protein MEKILNYLWRLWFVILLIPTTLIFGFFAYLFSFSAKTFSLCYVFIRLWCLTLFYGMGFRFELDNTASKRLSPDTSYIFISNHTSVMDIMLMCILHPHHPICFVGKKELVKIPIFGGIYKRICVMVDRSSLKSRMEVYRRCSEKIKEGQNIVIFPEGGVPDEEIDLASFKDGAFSLSSQYQVPIAVYTFVGLKKMFPFSYDKGYPGRVKVILNDILTPHENKDVLKNMAFELISDTIIKKK